In Nicotiana tabacum cultivar K326 chromosome 17, ASM71507v2, whole genome shotgun sequence, one DNA window encodes the following:
- the LOC107785309 gene encoding putative magnesium transporter NIPA8 isoform X3, protein MKPIIYFQTWRVGIVFFAIGNCLNFISFGYAAQSLLAALGSIQFVSNIAFAYFVLNKTVTIKVLVATAFIVLGNIFLVAFGNHQSPVYTPEQLAEKYSNITFLLYSLTLVLVVALHHSIYKRGELLLAVPMNENKPCWRMLLPFSYAVVSGAVGSCSVLFAKSLSNMLRLSMSSGYSLHSWFTYSMLLLFLSTAGFWMARLNEGLSFFDAILIVPMFQIAWTFFSICTGFVYFQEYQVFDALRTTMFILGMISVFVGISLLAPDESKGGEVKDGSLVSTTSNLSQDEERLFMQSEDSQIKDIRSFGRVMLMKTANMIVKAKAACSVSLGFGGDSLHASSVLVMPMVSSKITGFRGGGLDRAKLLSARGPGWSKFAVDEDGETILETTAMLPQVYDKLRWTARQDLDTSALAAGS, encoded by the exons ATGAAGCCTATTATATACTTCCAAACATGGAGAGTTG GTATTGTATTCTTTGCTATAGGAAATTGTCTCAATTTCATTTCATTTGGATATGCTGCTCAG TCACTTCTAGCAGCTTTGGGATCTATACAATTTGTCTCAAACATCGCCTTTGCCTACTTTGTTTTGAACAAAACAGTGACAATCAA AGTATTGGTAGCTACTGCCTTTATTGTTCTTGGAAACATCTTTCTTGTAGCCTTTGGCAACCACCAGTCACCTG TTTACACGCCGGAGCAGTTGGCTGAGAAGTACAGCAACATTACGTTTCTTCTTTACAGTCTCACTTTAGTCTTAGTCGTTGCTTTACATCATTCAATATACAA GAGAGGAGAATTATTGCTTGCTGTACCGATGAATGAAAATAAGCCCTGTTGGCGCATGCTGCTTCCATTTTCATATGCAGTTGTTTCAGGTGCTGTTGGATCATGTTCAGTATTGTTTGCAAAGTCTCT TTCAAACATGTTAAGATTGTCCATGTCAAGTGGTTATTCATTGCACAGCTGGTTCACGTATTCCATGCTCCTGTTGTTTCTTAGTACAGCTGGATTTTGG ATGGCACGGTTAAATGAAGGACTTTCGTTCTTTGATGCGATACTTATTGTCCCTATGTTTCAAATCGCTTGGACTTTTTTCTCCATTTGTACAGGATTTGTGTACTTTCAGGAATACCAG GTATTTGATGCTTTAAGAACAACAATGTTCATTCTTGGAATGATTTCTGTGTTTGTGGGCATTTCTTTGCTAGCACCAGATGAATCAAAAG GAGGTGAAGTGAAGGATGGTTCTTTAGTTTCAACAACTTCAAATTTGTCGCAGGATGAGGAGAG GCTGTTCATGCAATCTGAAGACTCCCAAATTAAGGATATAAGATCATTTGGACGAGTTATGCTGATGAAAACTGCTAATATGATTGTCAAGGCAAAG GCTGCATGTTCAGTATCACTAGGCTTCGGGGGAGACTCGCTTCATGCATCTTCAGTGCTGGTGATGCCCATGGTCTCGTCGAAAATAACCGGCTTCCGAGGAGGTGGTCTTGATCGGGCTAAATTATTATCTGCTCGAGGCCCAGGTTGGAGCAAATTTGCAGTTGATGAGGATGGTGAGACAATCCTGGAGACAACTGCAATGCTGCCCCAAG TTTACGACAAACTACGCTGGACTGCGAGGCAAGATTTGGACACTTCTGCACTAGCTGCTGGCAGTTGA
- the LOC107785309 gene encoding putative magnesium transporter NIPA8 isoform X2 yields MGEWVIGAVINLFGSVAINFGTNLLKLGHDEREKHSVLGNEGTDVKATMKPIIYFQTWRVGIVFFAIGNCLNFISFGYAAQSLLAALGSIQFVSNIAFAYFVLNKTVTIKVLVATAFIVLGNIFLVAFGNHQSPVYTPEQLAEKYSNITFLLYSLTLVLVVALHHSIYKRGELLLAVPMNENKPCWRMLLPFSYAVVSGAVGSCSVLFAKSLSNMLRLSMSSGYSLHSWFTYSMLLLFLSTAGFWMARLNEGLSFFDAILIVPMFQIAWTFFSICTGFVYFQEYQVFDALRTTMFILGMISVFVGISLLAPDESKGGEVKDGSLVSTTSNLSQDEERLFMQSEDSQIKDIRSFGRVMLMKTANMIVKAKAACSVSLGFGGDSLHASSVLVMPMVSSKITGFRGGGLDRAKLLSARGPGWSKFAVDEDGETILETTAMLPQGINLD; encoded by the exons ATGGGCGAGTGGGTAATTGGAGCGGTTATCAACTTGTTTGGTAGCGTTGCCATTAACTTTGGAACCAACCTCCTTAAATTAGGTCATGATGAG AGGGAGAAGCACTCTGTGCTGGGTAATGAGGGAACAGATGTAAAAGCTACGATGAAGCCTATTATATACTTCCAAACATGGAGAGTTG GTATTGTATTCTTTGCTATAGGAAATTGTCTCAATTTCATTTCATTTGGATATGCTGCTCAG TCACTTCTAGCAGCTTTGGGATCTATACAATTTGTCTCAAACATCGCCTTTGCCTACTTTGTTTTGAACAAAACAGTGACAATCAA AGTATTGGTAGCTACTGCCTTTATTGTTCTTGGAAACATCTTTCTTGTAGCCTTTGGCAACCACCAGTCACCTG TTTACACGCCGGAGCAGTTGGCTGAGAAGTACAGCAACATTACGTTTCTTCTTTACAGTCTCACTTTAGTCTTAGTCGTTGCTTTACATCATTCAATATACAA GAGAGGAGAATTATTGCTTGCTGTACCGATGAATGAAAATAAGCCCTGTTGGCGCATGCTGCTTCCATTTTCATATGCAGTTGTTTCAGGTGCTGTTGGATCATGTTCAGTATTGTTTGCAAAGTCTCT TTCAAACATGTTAAGATTGTCCATGTCAAGTGGTTATTCATTGCACAGCTGGTTCACGTATTCCATGCTCCTGTTGTTTCTTAGTACAGCTGGATTTTGG ATGGCACGGTTAAATGAAGGACTTTCGTTCTTTGATGCGATACTTATTGTCCCTATGTTTCAAATCGCTTGGACTTTTTTCTCCATTTGTACAGGATTTGTGTACTTTCAGGAATACCAG GTATTTGATGCTTTAAGAACAACAATGTTCATTCTTGGAATGATTTCTGTGTTTGTGGGCATTTCTTTGCTAGCACCAGATGAATCAAAAG GAGGTGAAGTGAAGGATGGTTCTTTAGTTTCAACAACTTCAAATTTGTCGCAGGATGAGGAGAG GCTGTTCATGCAATCTGAAGACTCCCAAATTAAGGATATAAGATCATTTGGACGAGTTATGCTGATGAAAACTGCTAATATGATTGTCAAGGCAAAG GCTGCATGTTCAGTATCACTAGGCTTCGGGGGAGACTCGCTTCATGCATCTTCAGTGCTGGTGATGCCCATGGTCTCGTCGAAAATAACCGGCTTCCGAGGAGGTGGTCTTGATCGGGCTAAATTATTATCTGCTCGAGGCCCAGGTTGGAGCAAATTTGCAGTTGATGAGGATGGTGAGACAATCCTGGAGACAACTGCAATGCTGCCCCAAGGTATCAACTTGGACTAG
- the LOC107785309 gene encoding putative magnesium transporter NIPA8 isoform X1 codes for MGEWVIGAVINLFGSVAINFGTNLLKLGHDEREKHSVLGNEGTDVKATMKPIIYFQTWRVGIVFFAIGNCLNFISFGYAAQSLLAALGSIQFVSNIAFAYFVLNKTVTIKVLVATAFIVLGNIFLVAFGNHQSPVYTPEQLAEKYSNITFLLYSLTLVLVVALHHSIYKRGELLLAVPMNENKPCWRMLLPFSYAVVSGAVGSCSVLFAKSLSNMLRLSMSSGYSLHSWFTYSMLLLFLSTAGFWMARLNEGLSFFDAILIVPMFQIAWTFFSICTGFVYFQEYQVFDALRTTMFILGMISVFVGISLLAPDESKGGEVKDGSLVSTTSNLSQDEERLFMQSEDSQIKDIRSFGRVMLMKTANMIVKAKAACSVSLGFGGDSLHASSVLVMPMVSSKITGFRGGGLDRAKLLSARGPGWSKFAVDEDGETILETTAMLPQVYDKLRWTARQDLDTSALAAGS; via the exons ATGGGCGAGTGGGTAATTGGAGCGGTTATCAACTTGTTTGGTAGCGTTGCCATTAACTTTGGAACCAACCTCCTTAAATTAGGTCATGATGAG AGGGAGAAGCACTCTGTGCTGGGTAATGAGGGAACAGATGTAAAAGCTACGATGAAGCCTATTATATACTTCCAAACATGGAGAGTTG GTATTGTATTCTTTGCTATAGGAAATTGTCTCAATTTCATTTCATTTGGATATGCTGCTCAG TCACTTCTAGCAGCTTTGGGATCTATACAATTTGTCTCAAACATCGCCTTTGCCTACTTTGTTTTGAACAAAACAGTGACAATCAA AGTATTGGTAGCTACTGCCTTTATTGTTCTTGGAAACATCTTTCTTGTAGCCTTTGGCAACCACCAGTCACCTG TTTACACGCCGGAGCAGTTGGCTGAGAAGTACAGCAACATTACGTTTCTTCTTTACAGTCTCACTTTAGTCTTAGTCGTTGCTTTACATCATTCAATATACAA GAGAGGAGAATTATTGCTTGCTGTACCGATGAATGAAAATAAGCCCTGTTGGCGCATGCTGCTTCCATTTTCATATGCAGTTGTTTCAGGTGCTGTTGGATCATGTTCAGTATTGTTTGCAAAGTCTCT TTCAAACATGTTAAGATTGTCCATGTCAAGTGGTTATTCATTGCACAGCTGGTTCACGTATTCCATGCTCCTGTTGTTTCTTAGTACAGCTGGATTTTGG ATGGCACGGTTAAATGAAGGACTTTCGTTCTTTGATGCGATACTTATTGTCCCTATGTTTCAAATCGCTTGGACTTTTTTCTCCATTTGTACAGGATTTGTGTACTTTCAGGAATACCAG GTATTTGATGCTTTAAGAACAACAATGTTCATTCTTGGAATGATTTCTGTGTTTGTGGGCATTTCTTTGCTAGCACCAGATGAATCAAAAG GAGGTGAAGTGAAGGATGGTTCTTTAGTTTCAACAACTTCAAATTTGTCGCAGGATGAGGAGAG GCTGTTCATGCAATCTGAAGACTCCCAAATTAAGGATATAAGATCATTTGGACGAGTTATGCTGATGAAAACTGCTAATATGATTGTCAAGGCAAAG GCTGCATGTTCAGTATCACTAGGCTTCGGGGGAGACTCGCTTCATGCATCTTCAGTGCTGGTGATGCCCATGGTCTCGTCGAAAATAACCGGCTTCCGAGGAGGTGGTCTTGATCGGGCTAAATTATTATCTGCTCGAGGCCCAGGTTGGAGCAAATTTGCAGTTGATGAGGATGGTGAGACAATCCTGGAGACAACTGCAATGCTGCCCCAAG TTTACGACAAACTACGCTGGACTGCGAGGCAAGATTTGGACACTTCTGCACTAGCTGCTGGCAGTTGA
- the LOC107785309 gene encoding putative magnesium transporter NIPA8 isoform X4 codes for MESWYCILCYRKLSQFHFIWICCSVTSSSFGIYTICLKHRLCLLCFEQNSDNQSIGSYCLYCSWKHLSCSLWQPPVTWYVMEVYTPEQLAEKYSNITFLLYSLTLVLVVALHHSIYKRGELLLAVPMNENKPCWRMLLPFSYAVVSGAVGSCSVLFAKSLSNMLRLSMSSGYSLHSWFTYSMLLLFLSTAGFWMARLNEGLSFFDAILIVPMFQIAWTFFSICTGFVYFQEYQVFDALRTTMFILGMISVFVGISLLAPDESKGGEVKDGSLVSTTSNLSQDEERLFMQSEDSQIKDIRSFGRVMLMKTANMIVKAKAACSVSLGFGGDSLHASSVLVMPMVSSKITGFRGGGLDRAKLLSARGPGWSKFAVDEDGETILETTAMLPQVYDKLRWTARQDLDTSALAAGS; via the exons ATGGAGAGTTG GTATTGTATTCTTTGCTATAGGAAATTGTCTCAATTTCATTTCATTTGGATATGCTGCTCAG TCACTTCTAGCAGCTTTGGGATCTATACAATTTGTCTCAAACATCGCCTTTGCCTACTTTGTTTTGAACAAAACAGTGACAATCAA AGTATTGGTAGCTACTGCCTTTATTGTTCTTGGAAACATCTTTCTTGTAGCCTTTGGCAACCACCAGTCACCTGGTATGTGATGGAAG TTTACACGCCGGAGCAGTTGGCTGAGAAGTACAGCAACATTACGTTTCTTCTTTACAGTCTCACTTTAGTCTTAGTCGTTGCTTTACATCATTCAATATACAA GAGAGGAGAATTATTGCTTGCTGTACCGATGAATGAAAATAAGCCCTGTTGGCGCATGCTGCTTCCATTTTCATATGCAGTTGTTTCAGGTGCTGTTGGATCATGTTCAGTATTGTTTGCAAAGTCTCT TTCAAACATGTTAAGATTGTCCATGTCAAGTGGTTATTCATTGCACAGCTGGTTCACGTATTCCATGCTCCTGTTGTTTCTTAGTACAGCTGGATTTTGG ATGGCACGGTTAAATGAAGGACTTTCGTTCTTTGATGCGATACTTATTGTCCCTATGTTTCAAATCGCTTGGACTTTTTTCTCCATTTGTACAGGATTTGTGTACTTTCAGGAATACCAG GTATTTGATGCTTTAAGAACAACAATGTTCATTCTTGGAATGATTTCTGTGTTTGTGGGCATTTCTTTGCTAGCACCAGATGAATCAAAAG GAGGTGAAGTGAAGGATGGTTCTTTAGTTTCAACAACTTCAAATTTGTCGCAGGATGAGGAGAG GCTGTTCATGCAATCTGAAGACTCCCAAATTAAGGATATAAGATCATTTGGACGAGTTATGCTGATGAAAACTGCTAATATGATTGTCAAGGCAAAG GCTGCATGTTCAGTATCACTAGGCTTCGGGGGAGACTCGCTTCATGCATCTTCAGTGCTGGTGATGCCCATGGTCTCGTCGAAAATAACCGGCTTCCGAGGAGGTGGTCTTGATCGGGCTAAATTATTATCTGCTCGAGGCCCAGGTTGGAGCAAATTTGCAGTTGATGAGGATGGTGAGACAATCCTGGAGACAACTGCAATGCTGCCCCAAG TTTACGACAAACTACGCTGGACTGCGAGGCAAGATTTGGACACTTCTGCACTAGCTGCTGGCAGTTGA